Proteins co-encoded in one Methanosarcinales archaeon Met12 genomic window:
- a CDS encoding Xaa-Pro peptidase family protein, giving the protein MMVMRKALLITGNSIHNANMYYFTKFLTSSSMVYIKGDKKEFIVLSQMEVERAKKESKILDIRSTADYGFKEMVKKYGPKKARYELLYKILHEEGISSINVPNDFSFYVAGELKKKGVGIHLAEELDRDREVKSEVEIECITRTQRACEKAMRAALNVIKGADVTSDKLNITSEQVKTIIEHELVDNQCRMEDPIVSCGEQSSNPHCVGSGALLQDAPILIDIFPYHKKERYYADMSRTFLRGTPAPEIKEMYRTVLDAQEVAFNTIRAGVTGEDVHNAVCDLFEERGYGTDRANAKIGFIHSTGHGIGLDIHENPSLSEGGSELRAGNVITVEPGLYDPKFGGVRIEDLVVVTNRGHQNLTKFPKQLVI; this is encoded by the coding sequence ATGATGGTCATGAGGAAGGCACTGCTGATTACCGGAAACAGCATTCATAACGCCAATATGTATTATTTTACAAAGTTTCTGACATCAAGTTCCATGGTCTATATAAAGGGCGATAAAAAGGAGTTCATCGTACTCTCCCAGATGGAAGTGGAACGGGCCAAGAAAGAGTCGAAAATCCTGGACATAAGGTCCACTGCTGATTATGGGTTTAAGGAGATGGTCAAAAAGTATGGTCCAAAAAAGGCGCGTTACGAACTGCTGTACAAAATCCTGCATGAAGAAGGCATTTCGAGTATAAACGTGCCGAACGATTTTTCATTTTATGTCGCTGGAGAACTGAAAAAGAAAGGAGTTGGCATACATCTGGCCGAGGAGCTCGATAGAGACAGAGAAGTCAAGAGTGAAGTGGAAATCGAATGCATCACGCGCACACAGCGCGCGTGTGAAAAGGCGATGCGCGCTGCCTTGAACGTTATCAAGGGAGCAGATGTAACGTCTGATAAATTGAACATCACCTCTGAGCAGGTGAAAACCATCATCGAACATGAACTGGTTGACAACCAATGCAGGATGGAGGACCCTATTGTATCATGCGGTGAGCAAAGCAGCAATCCCCACTGCGTCGGCTCGGGAGCATTATTGCAAGATGCGCCAATTCTTATAGATATTTTTCCATATCATAAAAAAGAACGCTATTATGCGGACATGTCGCGTACATTCTTGAGAGGTACCCCTGCCCCAGAGATAAAAGAGATGTATCGAACTGTTTTGGATGCACAGGAAGTTGCGTTTAACACCATCAGGGCTGGCGTAACTGGAGAAGATGTTCACAATGCCGTGTGCGATTTGTTTGAGGAACGAGGGTATGGCACAGACAGAGCCAATGCGAAAATAGGATTTATTCATTCTACTGGCCATGGGATTGGCCTGGATATTCATGAAAATCCCTCTTTGAGCGAGGGTGGCTCTGAGCTGAGGGCGGGCAACGTAATCACAGTTGAGCCAGGACTATACGACCCAAAGTTCGGCGGGGTCAGGATAGAAGACCTGGTCGTCGTCACCAATAGGGGCCATCAGAACCTCACGAAATTTCCAAAACAACTGGTGATATGA
- a CDS encoding alkaline phosphatase family protein has product MQTIKVILFLLTICTLLSVASATIVDVDSPAVTRGAVLLIVDGMGSSYIYPEFTPYALDGSALNRANVSNIMLIADGGARVLDIRAPQTSTAPGHSVLVTGYSRADTELVGRGWATIFDVLRVHDYLCLAVMQKGDFKEMRAKQDAILFDASASIRNPSIDMEARPHVPAGLHELMQTWQKRLPNYLDGKEGVERYAAYNGWAIDASNAIIRYMAENHPTQKFLLTVNVGAVDLAGHYLGSERYVKVIEELDRDLYELYQTCIEKDIVLIITADHGMAFPRQGARGGHASDKYADTLEAQRIPLIISGPNVRVGVVESGRQSDIAPTLLSILDVMDTLPYSDGGVILIKEYANLRVVTGSPMDIVLQKDGVVISSVTSDDVTFVGLAFGNYTIFAGPHIERIDIQHDTILEIDVRAVGSHDRLFIAVAMISIIVGGGLVAIWKIMKD; this is encoded by the coding sequence GTGCAAACGATTAAAGTGATATTATTCCTGCTGACCATATGCACGCTATTATCCGTAGCATCTGCCACAATTGTCGACGTCGATTCCCCTGCAGTCACAAGAGGCGCTGTTTTATTGATCGTCGATGGCATGGGCTCATCATACATCTATCCAGAATTCACCCCATATGCATTGGATGGAAGTGCCCTTAATCGGGCAAATGTAAGCAACATCATGCTGATCGCAGACGGTGGAGCGCGTGTCCTGGATATCAGAGCACCCCAGACCAGCACTGCCCCTGGACATTCCGTCCTCGTCACCGGCTACTCGCGCGCGGATACCGAGCTGGTCGGGCGCGGTTGGGCGACGATATTTGACGTTTTGCGCGTCCATGACTATCTCTGCCTTGCCGTGATGCAGAAGGGTGACTTCAAAGAGATGCGCGCTAAACAGGATGCCATCCTCTTTGATGCATCCGCCTCGATTCGAAATCCATCCATAGACATGGAAGCCCGTCCACATGTGCCAGCTGGTTTGCATGAATTGATGCAAACATGGCAGAAAAGGCTCCCTAACTATCTGGATGGCAAAGAGGGAGTTGAGAGATACGCTGCATATAATGGGTGGGCCATCGATGCTTCGAATGCAATCATACGCTATATGGCTGAAAACCATCCCACTCAGAAGTTTCTGCTCACTGTGAACGTGGGTGCAGTGGACTTGGCAGGCCATTATCTCGGCTCAGAGCGATATGTGAAGGTGATCGAAGAGTTGGATAGGGACTTGTACGAGCTGTATCAAACATGTATCGAGAAGGATATTGTGCTCATCATAACCGCCGACCATGGAATGGCGTTTCCAAGACAGGGTGCACGTGGCGGACATGCCTCGGATAAATATGCGGACACGCTCGAAGCTCAGCGGATTCCCTTGATAATATCTGGCCCAAATGTACGGGTGGGCGTAGTTGAGTCTGGCAGGCAGAGTGACATTGCACCAACGTTGCTCAGCATATTAGACGTCATGGACACGTTACCGTACTCTGATGGCGGGGTCATTCTTATTAAAGAATATGCAAACCTGCGAGTCGTCACAGGGTCCCCGATGGATATAGTACTCCAGAAAGACGGTGTAGTCATATCATCGGTCACCAGCGATGACGTCACGTTCGTTGGATTGGCGTTCGGCAACTACACCATATTTGCTGGACCTCACATCGAACGCATCGATATTCAACATGATACAATACTCGAAATAGACGTGCGTGCGGTAGGCAGCCATGACAGACTATTTATCGCGGTTGCGATGATATCGATCATCGTGGGTGGAGGGTTGGTAGCGATATGGAAAATTATGAAAGATTAA
- a CDS encoding A24 family peptidase C-terminal domain-containing protein — protein sequence MLDIGVMRILVCIPFLLYACYSDLKNRRVSNLVWLPMIGVGAVLALLDFIDHGFISLLNFGLSVMLISAFAYVLFKMGAFGGADAKAIISLAIVVPTFHPIRLFEHSIPLAGIPPLNLFAFSTFGNALILTSVVPFFVFIYNLVHLNRDEMMEKPAYLFLGYKSKISELKNRRHIRLMENYVEEGGRVIRKFSRRGIAIDEEVVETLQRFAKEGKIPERIWITPGLPFMIPLTLGFITAVVYGDFIYLIIISILGT from the coding sequence ATGTTGGATATCGGCGTGATGAGAATACTCGTGTGCATTCCCTTTCTGCTCTATGCTTGCTATTCTGATCTAAAGAATAGACGCGTCTCAAATTTAGTATGGCTTCCAATGATTGGAGTCGGAGCGGTTTTAGCACTTCTCGATTTCATCGATCACGGCTTCATCTCGCTTCTCAATTTTGGGCTTTCTGTGATGCTGATTTCTGCATTCGCATACGTACTTTTTAAAATGGGCGCATTTGGTGGAGCGGATGCCAAGGCCATCATCTCACTCGCGATAGTGGTCCCAACGTTCCATCCCATCAGATTGTTTGAACATTCAATTCCATTGGCTGGCATTCCGCCACTTAATCTATTTGCGTTCAGCACTTTCGGGAACGCCCTCATACTGACGAGCGTAGTTCCATTCTTCGTATTCATCTACAATTTGGTTCACTTGAACCGTGATGAAATGATGGAAAAGCCAGCATATCTATTCCTAGGATATAAATCCAAGATATCGGAATTGAAAAACCGACGACATATCAGGCTGATGGAAAATTACGTCGAAGAAGGGGGCAGAGTCATCCGTAAATTCAGTCGCAGAGGCATCGCGATAGACGAGGAGGTCGTGGAAACTCTCCAGCGATTTGCAAAGGAGGGCAAAATACCGGAAAGGATATGGATAACGCCGGGTCTGCCCTTCATGATTCCGCTGACATTAGGATTTATAACGGCAGTAGTCTACGGAGACTTCATCTATCTGATCATTATCAGTATCCTCGGGACGTGA
- the map gene encoding type II methionyl aminopeptidase, translating to MMDGEILDKYKQAGKILAEVRSAVVNRVKVDASLLEVAEFVENSIREHGGRPAFPCNISRNDEAAHATPSYNDKSVFGEDMVKLDIGVHVDGYIADTAVTVDLSDNPELVEATEVALKNAIQMIRAGVSTAEIGAVIEESINEFGYKPVANLAGHRLDRYMQHMPPSIPNRRVEHGIVLREGDVIAIEPFATNGAGHVSEGVSTEIYRLKKLKSVRLPAARKLLKDIEEYKTLPFAKRWLPQTRLDFILKQLEAMSIVHPYPVLKEDAGGLISQAEHTIIVEGDGCQIITI from the coding sequence ATGATGGATGGTGAAATTTTGGACAAATATAAGCAGGCAGGCAAAATCCTGGCAGAAGTGAGAAGTGCAGTAGTAAATAGGGTAAAGGTCGATGCATCCCTGCTGGAGGTGGCAGAATTCGTGGAGAACTCCATCAGGGAACATGGCGGACGGCCTGCGTTTCCATGCAACATCTCGCGAAATGATGAAGCAGCGCATGCAACCCCATCATATAATGACAAATCCGTGTTTGGAGAGGATATGGTCAAGCTCGACATCGGCGTACATGTAGATGGCTATATCGCCGATACTGCCGTGACGGTCGACCTAAGTGATAATCCAGAGCTGGTAGAGGCGACTGAGGTCGCATTGAAAAATGCCATTCAAATGATTCGCGCAGGCGTCAGTACTGCAGAGATAGGCGCTGTGATCGAAGAGAGCATAAACGAATTTGGATACAAGCCGGTGGCGAATCTTGCCGGCCATAGACTTGATAGATATATGCAGCACATGCCTCCGTCAATTCCAAATAGGCGGGTTGAACATGGTATCGTCCTCCGAGAAGGAGATGTGATCGCAATCGAACCATTTGCGACAAATGGTGCCGGGCATGTGTCTGAAGGAGTGTCCACTGAGATATATCGCCTAAAAAAACTGAAATCCGTGCGATTGCCCGCTGCCAGAAAGCTATTGAAGGATATCGAAGAGTACAAAACACTTCCATTTGCAAAACGATGGTTGCCACAGACGCGTCTGGACTTTATATTAAAACAACTGGAAGCAATGAGCATTGTACACCCATATCCAGTGCTCAAAGAAGACGCTGGTGGCTTGATTTCACAGGCAGAGCACACGATAATAGTAGAAGGGGATGGATGTCAGATAATTACGATATGA